One genomic region from Enterobacter hormaechei ATCC 49162 encodes:
- a CDS encoding FadR/GntR family transcriptional regulator → MPLSAQQLAAQKNLSYVLAEKLAQLILAGKYAPGSILPSEMELGEQFGVSRTAVREAVKTLTAKGMVLPRPRIGTRVMPQGNWNFLDQELLTWWMTEDNFNQVVDHFLVMRSSLEPQACLLAATLGTAEQKAQLNTLMEEMVDLKKHFNRERWIEVDMAWHEHIYNMSANPFLTSFASLFHSVYHTYFTSITQDEVVKLDLHQAIVDAIQESDGQRALSACQALLAAPTHQQVNK, encoded by the coding sequence ATGCCATTAAGCGCACAACAGCTGGCAGCCCAAAAAAACCTGTCGTATGTGCTGGCAGAGAAACTGGCGCAGCTGATCTTAGCGGGTAAATATGCGCCAGGTAGCATCCTGCCCAGCGAGATGGAACTGGGCGAGCAGTTTGGCGTAAGCCGGACCGCCGTTCGCGAAGCGGTAAAAACATTAACGGCGAAAGGAATGGTGCTTCCACGTCCGCGCATTGGCACCCGCGTTATGCCTCAGGGAAACTGGAACTTTCTCGATCAGGAGTTACTCACCTGGTGGATGACCGAAGATAACTTTAATCAGGTCGTCGATCACTTTCTGGTTATGCGCAGCAGTCTTGAGCCTCAGGCCTGCCTGCTTGCCGCCACGCTCGGTACGGCAGAGCAAAAAGCGCAGCTCAATACGCTTATGGAAGAGATGGTGGATCTGAAAAAGCATTTTAACCGCGAGCGCTGGATAGAGGTCGATATGGCCTGGCATGAACATATCTATAATATGAGCGCCAATCCTTTCCTGACCTCCTTTGCTTCTTTATTCCATTCTGTGTACCACACTTACTTTACCTCTATCACACAGGATGAGGTGGTGAAGCTGGATCTGCATCAGGCGATAGTCGATGCCATCCAGGAGAGCGACGGGCAGCGAGCCCTGAGTGCGTGCCAGGCGTTGCTGGCCGCGCCAACCCACCAGCAGGTAAATAAATGA
- a CDS encoding YihD family protein → MKCKRLNEVIELLQPAWQKEPELNLMQFLQKLAKESGFDGELADLSDDILIYHLKMRDSAKDAVIPGIQKDYEEDFKTALLRARGVIKE, encoded by the coding sequence ATGAAATGTAAACGTCTTAATGAAGTCATTGAGCTTCTCCAGCCGGCCTGGCAAAAAGAGCCAGAGCTGAATCTGATGCAATTTTTACAGAAACTGGCGAAAGAGTCAGGTTTTGATGGCGAACTGGCAGACCTTTCTGACGACATCCTGATCTACCACCTCAAAATGCGTGATTCGGCTAAAGATGCTGTAATTCCTGGGATTCAGAAAGACTATGAGGAAGATTTTAAAACCGCATTACTGCGCGCCCGAGGCGTAATTAAAGAGTAA
- the mobB gene encoding molybdopterin-guanine dinucleotide biosynthesis protein MobB yields MIPVLAISAWSGTGKTTLLKKLIPALCVKGIRPGLIKHTHHNMDVDKPGKDSYELRKAGAAQTMVASNQRWALMTETPDEAPLDLAYLVSRMDHSTLDLVLVEGFKHEAVAKILLFRSDAGHDVSELTLDEHVIAVASDIALTLEVPVLNLNDVEGIAEFIVTWSMQ; encoded by the coding sequence ATGATACCCGTTTTAGCGATCTCTGCCTGGAGTGGCACCGGGAAGACTACGCTGCTAAAAAAATTGATACCTGCGCTTTGCGTCAAAGGTATTCGTCCCGGATTGATTAAGCATACGCACCATAACATGGATGTCGATAAGCCCGGGAAAGATAGCTATGAGCTGCGTAAGGCTGGCGCTGCACAAACGATGGTGGCGAGTAACCAGCGCTGGGCGTTAATGACCGAAACACCGGATGAAGCACCGCTGGATCTCGCTTACCTTGTCAGCCGGATGGATCACTCCACGCTGGATCTGGTACTGGTTGAGGGATTTAAGCATGAAGCTGTTGCGAAGATCCTGCTGTTCAGAAGCGATGCCGGGCATGACGTAAGTGAATTAACGCTGGATGAACATGTGATTGCCGTGGCCAGTGACATTGCGTTGACGCTGGAAGTACCGGTACTGAATTTGAATGACGTGGAGGGCATTGCAGAGTTTATTGTGACGTGGAGTATGCAGTGA
- a CDS encoding serine/threonine protein kinase, whose protein sequence is MNDQAFTFQTLHPDTIMDALFEQGIRVDSGLTPLNSYENRVYQFQDEERQRFVVKFYRPQRWSAEQIQEEHQFAHDLLVDDVPVAAPLKFNNQTLLTHQGFYYAVFPSLGGRQFEADNIDQMEWVARYLGRIHQTGRKKTFVARPTIGVQEYLIEPRQVFDTSALIPNALKGHFLTATDKLIDAVKACWRDDIAALRLHGDCHAGNILWRDGPLFVDLDDARMGPAVQDLWMLLNGDKAEQRMQLETIIEAYEEFSPFNSDEIALIEPLRAMRFVYYLAWLIRRWEDPAFPRNFPWLTGEDYWRNQISTFTEQVKVLQEPPLQLTPMY, encoded by the coding sequence ATGAACGACCAGGCTTTTACTTTCCAGACATTACACCCGGATACCATTATGGATGCGCTGTTCGAGCAGGGTATTCGGGTGGATTCCGGGTTAACCCCTTTAAACAGCTACGAAAACCGCGTCTATCAATTTCAGGACGAAGAGCGCCAGCGCTTTGTCGTAAAGTTTTACCGTCCACAGCGCTGGTCCGCAGAACAAATTCAGGAAGAACATCAGTTTGCCCACGATCTGCTGGTTGACGATGTTCCCGTTGCGGCACCGCTCAAATTCAATAACCAGACGCTGCTGACCCATCAGGGCTTTTATTACGCAGTATTTCCGAGCCTGGGCGGGAGACAGTTTGAGGCGGATAATATCGATCAGATGGAATGGGTTGCCCGCTATCTGGGGCGCATTCATCAGACCGGACGTAAAAAAACATTTGTTGCCCGTCCGACGATCGGTGTTCAGGAATATCTTATTGAGCCGCGCCAGGTATTCGATACATCGGCGCTGATCCCGAATGCGCTAAAGGGTCATTTCCTCACAGCGACCGATAAGCTTATTGATGCTGTAAAAGCCTGCTGGCGTGATGATATTGCTGCTCTACGCCTGCACGGTGACTGCCACGCCGGGAATATTCTCTGGCGCGACGGGCCGCTATTTGTCGATCTTGATGACGCTCGTATGGGACCCGCGGTGCAGGATCTGTGGATGCTGCTCAACGGTGATAAAGCCGAGCAGCGCATGCAGCTTGAGACCATAATTGAAGCTTATGAAGAATTTAGCCCCTTTAATTCAGACGAAATTGCCTTGATAGAGCCTTTACGTGCGATGCGTTTTGTTTATTATCTCGCGTGGTTAATCAGGCGTTGGGAAGACCCGGCTTTTCCCCGAAATTTCCCCTGGCTTACCGGGGAGGATTACTGGCGCAACCAGATATCCACATTTACCGAGCAGGTTAAGGTTCTACAGGAACCCCCTTTGCAATTAACGCCGATGTATTAA
- the mobA gene encoding molybdenum cofactor guanylyltransferase MobA, with product MNQCQEIIGVVLAGGRATRMGGKDKGLQLLNNTPLWQHVADTLANQVSSMAISANRHIDIYQRSGYPVYQDNLVDYPGPLAGMLSVMQQSHGEWFLFCSCDTPFIPSCLVERLVQRRDGAPVVWVHDGERDHPTIALMNRSLIPVLEDYLAAGERRVMVFMRQSGGHSVDFSDMKSAFVNVNTTEDLKMMQVKK from the coding sequence GTGAATCAATGCCAGGAAATCATCGGGGTCGTTCTGGCCGGGGGCAGGGCAACGCGAATGGGCGGAAAGGATAAGGGTCTTCAGCTCCTGAACAATACCCCCTTGTGGCAGCATGTTGCTGATACGCTGGCAAATCAGGTGTCGTCGATGGCGATCAGCGCTAACCGGCATATTGATATTTATCAGCGCAGCGGGTATCCGGTTTATCAGGATAACCTGGTGGACTACCCTGGCCCGCTGGCGGGAATGCTTTCCGTTATGCAGCAGTCGCACGGGGAGTGGTTTCTCTTTTGTTCATGTGATACGCCCTTCATCCCGTCCTGTCTGGTAGAACGTCTGGTTCAGCGGCGCGATGGTGCTCCCGTCGTCTGGGTACACGACGGTGAACGCGACCATCCGACTATCGCATTGATGAATCGCTCGTTAATACCCGTACTGGAAGATTACCTGGCCGCAGGGGAGCGACGCGTAATGGTTTTTATGCGCCAGTCAGGAGGTCATTCCGTTGATTTCAGCGACATGAAATCAGCATTTGTGAATGTGAACACCACGGAAGATTTAAAGATGATGCAGGTGAAGAAATGA